From the ANME-2 cluster archaeon genome, one window contains:
- a CDS encoding S-layer homology domain-containing protein: NLYKRIALILAVVSVLATVLTGNAAADVVVTASGDPIEGALVKLTAYPQYNGTTDVNGDYTINNVPVGSYFMLTTHPDYAPNITSINSTTGINIKNITLDVCRDNFSDVGCVFWGYVYVMYLYDNGVTSGYPDGTFKPDNQISRAETATFIVRAMNLTYTGGLTDFSDVPPTHWAYQYIMAAKQNGIVGGYPDGTFLPDNLVSRAEISVMVSRARGWSFSGIGVDFIDVPSTHWSYPYVMTVKEKGVVGGYPDGTFLPDNRASRAETSVMTSRMRLWV; encoded by the coding sequence CAAATTTGTATAAACGAATTGCGCTGATTCTGGCGGTGGTATCAGTATTAGCTACGGTATTGACGGGTAATGCGGCTGCGGATGTTGTTGTGACTGCGAGTGGGGATCCGATCGAGGGTGCACTTGTCAAACTTACAGCATATCCACAATATAATGGCACTACCGACGTTAATGGAGACTATACCATAAACAATGTTCCAGTAGGATCGTATTTTATGTTAACAACCCATCCAGATTATGCTCCCAATATCACAAGCATTAACTCCACCACGGGAATTAATATCAAGAATATTACATTGGATGTATGCCGCGATAACTTTTCAGATGTGGGCTGCGTTTTTTGGGGCTATGTATATGTAATGTACCTATATGACAATGGCGTTACATCAGGTTATCCAGATGGGACATTCAAACCAGATAACCAGATTAGCAGAGCTGAAACTGCAACTTTCATTGTCAGGGCTATGAATCTGACATATACCGGTGGACTTACTGATTTCAGCGACGTTCCCCCAACTCATTGGGCTTATCAATATATCATGGCTGCAAAGCAGAATGGGATTGTAGGTGGCTATCCAGATGGTACCTTTTTACCGGATAATCTGGTTTCAAGAGCTGAGATCTCAGTGATGGTATCCAGGGCAAGGGGATGGAGTTTTAGTGGTATAGGTGTTGATTTCATCGATGTTCCTTCAACTCATTGGTCCTATCCGTATGTCATGACTGTAAAGGAAAAAGGTGTTGTCGGTGGCTATCCAGATGGTACCTTTTTACCGGATAATAGGGCCTCAAGAGCTGAAACCAGTGTTATGACATCACGAATGAGGTTGTGGGTCTAG
- a CDS encoding acyltransferase, whose translation MKKMYAAIISIIDKINKNYLDIKVKIMLTKFKRIGRYVEITGDSVFMEPHTIEIGNYVHIGPGALFWGTGGVIIDDYVIIGPKVAIISANHNYENAESIPYDGVVILKKIRICSHTWIGGFVKIVPGVTINEGAVVAMGSVVTKDVPKCAVVGGNPARILKYRNIEEYEKLKRDERFYLKLKNEGRINLKLVY comes from the coding sequence ATGAAGAAAATGTATGCTGCCATTATAAGCATTATAGATAAAATCAATAAGAATTATTTAGATATTAAAGTCAAAATAATGCTTACTAAATTTAAACGTATTGGGAGATACGTTGAGATTACCGGAGATAGTGTTTTTATGGAACCTCATACAATAGAGATTGGTAACTATGTACATATCGGTCCGGGAGCTCTATTTTGGGGCACTGGTGGTGTGATAATAGACGATTATGTGATAATTGGGCCAAAAGTTGCAATAATATCTGCCAACCATAATTATGAAAATGCAGAATCAATACCTTACGATGGGGTAGTAATTTTAAAAAAAATCCGGATATGTTCACATACCTGGATAGGTGGGTTTGTCAAAATTGTACCAGGTGTTACAATCAATGAGGGTGCAGTGGTGGCTATGGGGTCTGTTGTTACAAAGGATGTACCAAAATGCGCTGTTGTTGGTGGTAATCCTGCAAGAATTCTTAAATATCGGAATATTGAAGAATATGAAAAATTGAAACGTGATGAAAGATTTTATTTGAAACTTAAAAATGAAGGTAGAATAAATCTAAAATTAGTATATTAG
- a CDS encoding glycosyltransferase family 2 protein — MNYNPLVSIIIVTWNGKKYLRECISSLLDQTYTHFEIIMVDNASTDGSVELVKENFPIVRIIENDDNQGFAGGTNIGINNANGELLALFNQDAVAKKDWLVKLIEEIELNENIAAVAGKVYFYNDTYGKNAVSSTWSKIDPYTGCAYNFTGDETANKVDYLTGCAMLVKKEIIDEIGLLDTGYFMYFDETDWCARMIRAGYDLMYVPSAIVKHVVSASLGEGDWKLYYMERSRIRFVLKNFDFTYIPIFVFFLFISTGLKFLKNVRKLNFRETRLRIKAISWNMVNLRKTLKERQKDQSRLNKCISYNNSLPLRKYKIRLLEQYLF; from the coding sequence ATGAATTACAATCCACTCGTTTCCATAATAATCGTTACATGGAATGGAAAAAAATATCTCCGTGAATGTATTTCATCGTTGCTGGACCAAACTTACACACATTTTGAAATAATCATGGTAGATAATGCATCCACGGATGGTTCAGTAGAATTGGTCAAAGAAAACTTTCCAATTGTCCGAATTATTGAAAATGATGATAATCAAGGTTTTGCAGGGGGTACAAATATCGGCATCAATAATGCTAATGGAGAATTATTGGCCTTATTTAATCAAGATGCGGTTGCAAAGAAAGATTGGTTGGTAAAATTGATAGAGGAAATAGAATTAAACGAAAATATCGCTGCTGTCGCAGGGAAAGTATATTTCTATAATGACACCTATGGAAAAAACGCAGTCTCAAGTACATGGTCAAAAATTGATCCATATACCGGATGTGCCTATAATTTCACGGGAGATGAAACGGCCAATAAAGTAGATTATCTCACCGGTTGTGCAATGCTTGTGAAAAAGGAAATTATTGATGAAATCGGATTGTTGGATACAGGATATTTCATGTATTTCGATGAAACTGATTGGTGTGCAAGAATGATACGTGCAGGATATGACCTCATGTATGTTCCATCTGCAATAGTAAAACATGTAGTATCTGCATCTCTTGGCGAAGGCGATTGGAAATTATATTATATGGAACGCAGCAGAATTCGATTTGTTTTAAAGAATTTTGACTTTACATACATTCCGATTTTTGTATTCTTTTTATTTATCAGTACTGGCCTTAAATTCCTTAAAAACGTGAGAAAACTTAATTTTAGAGAAACCAGATTACGAATAAAAGCAATCAGTTGGAATATGGTTAATTTACGAAAAACACTTAAAGAACGGCAAAAAGATCAAAGTAGATTAAATAAATGCATTTCATATAATAATTCATTACCTTTGCGGAAATATAAGATAAGACTGCTTGAGCAATATTTATTCTGA
- a CDS encoding radical SAM protein, which translates to MRFKNVFYRSLKRVFTRFTRRTKNVNHFNINNFKQISIESCNICNLNCPYCPTGMRLKLKDTPKGMMKLESLKDISEKSFQEYCGNIGLYNWGEPFLNPELPEIVKYLKETTKTTLIINSNFSFTDDTRLKEVLKHLNRDVIIISCDGFSQGICEMYRKNVDFDNVMHNIQLIIKNRPPYTTVMWQYLEFPWSLDEIQAARNFCDKHNIIFYSATGGITPDYPMFPTPVTKNPDKMKCEFFYDTIVINFDGEVFPCCSYYGPNKYSLGNAINNSLEEIFTKYKGKDMVNYLSNKTEGNDELFCKHCIERNSKELDLWKIEADT; encoded by the coding sequence ATGAGATTCAAAAATGTTTTTTATAGATCTTTAAAGCGAGTATTCACTAGATTTACCAGACGGACAAAAAATGTGAACCATTTTAATATAAATAATTTTAAACAAATCTCCATTGAATCATGTAATATATGTAACTTGAATTGCCCTTATTGTCCTACAGGCATGAGATTGAAGCTCAAAGATACACCAAAAGGAATGATGAAATTAGAATCATTGAAAGATATCTCTGAAAAATCATTCCAAGAATATTGTGGAAATATTGGGTTATATAACTGGGGTGAACCATTCCTCAATCCAGAACTTCCAGAAATAGTCAAATATTTAAAAGAGACGACAAAAACAACATTAATAATCAATTCAAATTTTTCGTTTACTGATGATACACGACTGAAAGAAGTATTAAAGCATCTAAATCGAGATGTAATTATTATTTCATGTGATGGTTTTTCACAAGGTATATGTGAAATGTATCGGAAAAATGTTGATTTTGATAATGTAATGCATAATATTCAGTTAATAATAAAAAATAGACCACCATATACTACAGTAATGTGGCAATACCTGGAATTCCCATGGTCGTTGGATGAAATACAAGCCGCACGAAATTTTTGTGACAAACATAATATAATTTTTTATTCGGCTACGGGTGGAATTACACCGGATTACCCAATGTTTCCGACCCCTGTGACAAAAAATCCAGATAAGATGAAGTGTGAATTTTTCTATGACACAATAGTTATAAACTTCGATGGCGAAGTGTTCCCCTGTTGCTCTTACTATGGTCCAAATAAATACAGTCTTGGTAATGCAATAAATAATAGTCTTGAAGAAATTTTCACTAAATATAAAGGCAAAGATATGGTGAATTACCTTTCAAATAAAACTGAAGGTAATGATGAATTATTCTGCAAGCACTGCATAGAAAGAAATTCGAAAGAACTAGATTTATGGAAAATAGAAGCTGATACCTAA
- a CDS encoding ABC transporter ATP-binding protein, translating to MSQHQKTKQREEQAVIVQNISKRFRIPHEKKSTVKENIIGSIKGKRGYDEFQALQNISFTIKQGESIGIIGENGSGKSTLLKILAGVLSPDVGNVTINGKVAPFLELGVGFQSELSAKENVYLYGSILGMTKKEMDEKYDEILEFSELEKFENVKIKNFSSGMYARLAFATAVATEPDILLLDEVLAVGDEKFQMKCKEKMHEFRKSGVTIVLVSHSLSTIQDICDKAILLEHGTLKTSGNVWEVGSKYIQSLGIQTLNMPVLNAPVFSMIEDTKIALNWKINNPLELMDGIDLRIRDITDSEEGKLYVFKLPKNADTFEIPTSGIVHDNERLILERGKTYRWSVVARPAQISKYANSLGDMRIFSIKLNVIHGIED from the coding sequence ATGTCCCAACATCAAAAAACCAAACAACGAGAAGAACAGGCTGTCATAGTCCAGAATATCTCAAAACGATTCCGCATCCCCCATGAGAAGAAGTCAACGGTAAAGGAGAACATCATTGGTTCTATTAAGGGAAAGCGTGGTTACGATGAGTTCCAGGCGCTTCAGAACATAAGCTTTACTATTAAACAGGGAGAATCCATAGGCATCATAGGTGAGAACGGTTCTGGAAAAAGCACCTTATTGAAGATATTAGCAGGGGTTCTCTCCCCTGATGTAGGAAATGTTACCATAAATGGAAAGGTTGCACCTTTCCTGGAACTGGGAGTAGGCTTCCAGAGTGAACTTTCAGCAAAAGAGAACGTATATCTTTACGGAAGCATCCTCGGTATGACAAAAAAAGAAATGGATGAAAAATATGATGAGATTCTTGAATTTTCAGAACTCGAAAAATTCGAAAACGTGAAAATTAAAAACTTTTCTTCTGGAATGTATGCGCGCCTTGCTTTTGCAACTGCGGTGGCCACAGAGCCAGACATCCTGCTACTGGATGAGGTACTGGCTGTAGGGGATGAGAAGTTCCAGATGAAGTGCAAGGAAAAAATGCATGAATTTAGGAAATCTGGTGTCACAATCGTTCTTGTATCTCATTCTCTCAGCACTATTCAAGATATATGCGATAAAGCAATATTACTGGAACATGGAACCCTTAAAACAAGTGGTAATGTGTGGGAGGTAGGATCAAAATATATTCAATCCCTGGGGATTCAAACATTAAATATGCCTGTCTTGAATGCACCGGTTTTTTCAATGATTGAAGATACAAAGATTGCTTTGAATTGGAAAATAAATAATCCATTAGAGCTTATGGATGGTATTGATTTAAGGATAAGAGATATCACAGATAGTGAAGAAGGTAAATTATATGTCTTCAAATTACCAAAAAACGCGGATACATTTGAGATACCAACAAGTGGAATAGTACATGATAATGAAAGATTGATCTTGGAAAGAGGTAAGACGTATAGATGGTCTGTTGTGGCAAGACCAGCTCAAATTTCTAAATATGCGAATTCATTAGGTGATATGAGAATATTTTCGATTAAATTAAATGTTATACACGGAATAGAGGATTGA
- a CDS encoding polysaccharide pyruvyl transferase family protein has translation MKIALIGWYGKKNAGDEALRCVLEYFFSEYEIKIFDIQFLNEEILKTFQEMDYIILGGGGVFNFGPPAPFNNYTEWFDKINAKILILGVGVTCPIYGPNEQNNLKLLLEHSLKVSVRDYVSKFEFERILPTKDIYLIPDMAVLLHDIPMEFNIGEGIHIGICLRQRWWRNIEDAAKEIAHTLDSAFETFGAKFVFIPLSTHEGIEDDAIIHDMIISSLKHNCYINIQNELSPGEIKYLLSKMDIVIGMRLHSLIFAATNGIPVIGINYFTKVRRFMESIGQEKFTVDLGEIQRDILLDKIEEVLHNKQEIETEISESIKQMKQDLLGYFSVIKQEIEEKRFTKIQNQAHILTNESQIIDTYKDIISEKPYHIGAYIQLGMEYDKKDEASKAFEMYNKAILLEENNLIVHYLLARLYYTDGDFSNAVLEVQKLIDLKDGVHYVLSIGYEESHQSVLKFNNLVSEINTKDAEIATLQSNNIELQKTLQSIYQSITWRMVMKFNGVIERLLLPGSRRWKVYMSLLLAIRKIGGNHPDHPSEQESTSDNYKFINIPPRLENKIDIFCFPIINWDFRFQRPQQLLLKFANDGHRVFYLTIESVPLDEIFKVRKIADHIFELRLDISSNFNIYNDVLSDRQLESLIDSINMVIHTFEIKAMSLIAFPSWTPLALRLKELYGWKIVYDCMDEHTGFSNINRNRVKEEEKLFAESDLLVVSSMHLNKKSKKYRNEKTILVPNAGDFQYFSKLIPNNLLQDMKKPIIGYYGAIAEWFDNEIIEYIAQKRNDWNFVLIGRTFGSDNNILNRLSNVHFLGEKPYTDLTQYLYWFDVCIIPFKLNPLIEATHPVKFYEYLSTGKPVVSTELPELLPYSDLCYIAKDKEDFMTKIDIALQENDSVMEKKRIQFAENNTWDSRYELLKSNIDKIL, from the coding sequence ATGAAAATAGCATTAATTGGATGGTACGGAAAGAAGAATGCGGGTGATGAAGCTCTCAGATGTGTGTTAGAGTATTTTTTTTCCGAATATGAAATCAAAATATTTGATATTCAATTCTTAAATGAAGAAATATTGAAGACATTTCAAGAAATGGATTATATTATTCTCGGAGGCGGAGGAGTATTCAATTTTGGCCCTCCGGCTCCGTTTAATAATTATACTGAATGGTTTGACAAAATAAATGCTAAAATTCTTATTTTAGGTGTTGGTGTCACATGCCCCATTTATGGACCAAATGAGCAAAATAACTTAAAGCTGTTGTTAGAGCATTCCCTTAAAGTAAGTGTAAGGGATTATGTCTCAAAATTTGAATTTGAACGTATTTTACCAACAAAAGATATTTACTTAATACCCGACATGGCGGTATTACTACATGACATTCCCATGGAATTCAACATCGGTGAAGGGATTCATATCGGGATATGTCTGCGACAAAGATGGTGGAGAAACATTGAAGACGCAGCAAAAGAAATTGCACACACGTTAGATTCGGCATTTGAAACATTTGGTGCAAAATTTGTTTTTATTCCGTTATCAACTCATGAAGGCATCGAAGATGACGCAATAATTCATGACATGATTATTTCAAGCCTAAAACATAATTGTTACATAAATATTCAAAATGAATTGTCACCTGGTGAAATAAAATACCTTTTGTCTAAAATGGATATTGTTATCGGGATGAGACTCCATTCTCTGATATTTGCTGCAACAAATGGCATACCTGTTATCGGGATTAATTATTTTACAAAAGTTCGAAGATTTATGGAGTCAATCGGACAAGAAAAGTTTACGGTGGATTTGGGAGAAATTCAGCGTGATATTCTATTGGATAAAATTGAAGAGGTACTTCACAATAAGCAAGAGATTGAAACAGAAATTTCAGAAAGTATTAAACAAATGAAACAAGATTTATTGGGCTATTTCTCAGTAATTAAACAAGAAATTGAGGAAAAAAGATTCACGAAAATACAAAATCAAGCGCATATTTTAACCAATGAATCTCAAATTATTGATACATATAAAGATATAATTTCAGAGAAACCATATCATATCGGAGCATACATTCAACTTGGGATGGAATATGATAAGAAAGATGAAGCCTCCAAAGCATTTGAAATGTATAATAAAGCTATTTTATTGGAAGAGAATAATTTAATAGTCCATTATCTCTTGGCGCGGTTATATTATACAGATGGGGATTTTTCTAACGCTGTTTTAGAGGTGCAAAAACTAATCGACCTAAAAGATGGCGTACATTATGTGCTGAGCATCGGATATGAAGAGAGTCACCAATCAGTCTTGAAATTCAATAACTTGGTATCTGAAATAAATACTAAAGATGCAGAAATAGCAACGCTACAATCCAACAACATTGAACTCCAAAAGACCCTCCAATCGATTTATCAATCAATAACATGGCGTATGGTGATGAAATTTAATGGCGTTATTGAGAGGCTCTTACTTCCGGGATCCAGAAGGTGGAAAGTGTATATGTCGTTACTGCTCGCGATTAGAAAGATTGGTGGTAACCATCCCGACCATCCTTCTGAACAAGAATCAACTTCAGATAACTATAAATTTATTAATATTCCTCCAAGACTTGAAAATAAAATAGATATATTCTGTTTTCCTATTATCAATTGGGATTTTCGATTTCAAAGACCACAACAGCTTTTATTGAAATTTGCAAATGATGGCCATAGGGTTTTTTATCTGACTATAGAATCAGTGCCATTGGATGAAATCTTTAAAGTCAGAAAAATTGCCGACCATATATTTGAACTACGGTTAGATATTTCATCAAATTTTAATATTTACAATGATGTCCTGAGTGACAGACAATTAGAAAGCCTTATTGATTCAATAAATATGGTAATACATACTTTCGAGATAAAAGCCATGAGTCTCATCGCCTTTCCATCGTGGACTCCTTTAGCATTAAGATTAAAAGAACTCTATGGATGGAAAATAGTCTATGATTGTATGGATGAACACACAGGATTTTCAAATATCAATAGGAATAGGGTTAAAGAAGAAGAAAAATTATTTGCTGAAAGCGATTTATTGGTTGTTTCTTCAATGCATCTCAATAAAAAATCTAAAAAATATAGAAATGAAAAAACGATTTTAGTTCCTAATGCCGGTGATTTTCAGTATTTTTCAAAATTGATACCTAACAATCTATTACAGGATATGAAAAAACCCATAATAGGCTATTACGGGGCAATTGCAGAATGGTTTGATAATGAAATAATTGAATATATTGCACAGAAAAGAAACGATTGGAATTTTGTACTTATTGGGCGAACTTTTGGTTCGGATAATAACATATTAAATAGACTTTCAAATGTCCATTTTCTAGGTGAAAAACCCTATACAGACCTTACACAATATTTGTATTGGTTTGATGTTTGTATAATTCCTTTTAAATTGAATCCGCTTATTGAAGCAACGCATCCTGTTAAGTTTTATGAATATTTAAGTACGGGAAAACCAGTAGTGTCAACAGAATTACCTGAATTGTTACCCTATAGTGATTTATGCTATATTGCAAAAGATAAGGAAGATTTCATGACAAAAATCGACATTGCATTGCAAGAAAATGATTCCGTTATGGAAAAAAAACGGATACAATTTGCAGAAAATAATACATGGGATTCAAGATATGAACTACTAAAATCGAACATTGATAAAATATTATAA
- the wecB gene encoding UDP-N-acetylglucosamine 2-epimerase (non-hydrolyzing), with amino-acid sequence MRLAIILGTRPEIIKMAPIITELQKRNEDFFQIHTGQHYSYEMDRIFFEELELPQPEFNLDVGSGTHGTQTGKMLEGIEAVLQKEMPDIVLVQGDTNTVMAGALASVKLGIKVGHVEAGLRSFDRSMPEEINRIIADHISDYLFAPTEGSKKNLLKEGIPDEKIFVTGNTVVDAVYKNLELSNRKMDVMNILDLAKKDYILVTIHRQENVDKKDRFQGILQGLAEISSRNKVTIVYPIHPRTKKMIGMLHLQDELNKINNLIMCEPFGYLEFLQLEKNAKLIATDSGGIQEEACILGVPCITLRDNTERPETIETGANLLAGIEPLSIAKAANEMMVKRTSWKNPFGDGNSSDRILNIIMKSKKLHHGEVKAIK; translated from the coding sequence ATGAGATTAGCTATAATTCTAGGAACCCGCCCTGAAATTATTAAAATGGCTCCTATAATTACGGAACTTCAAAAACGTAATGAGGATTTTTTCCAAATTCACACTGGACAGCATTATTCCTATGAGATGGATAGGATATTTTTCGAAGAACTGGAACTCCCGCAACCAGAATTCAACCTGGATGTCGGTTCAGGGACTCATGGTACGCAGACAGGAAAGATGCTGGAAGGAATTGAAGCGGTCCTTCAAAAAGAAATGCCTGATATCGTCCTTGTTCAGGGTGATACAAATACTGTTATGGCAGGCGCCCTGGCTTCAGTAAAATTGGGAATCAAGGTAGGTCATGTTGAAGCTGGACTTCGAAGTTTTGATAGGTCGATGCCTGAAGAAATTAATCGAATCATTGCAGATCATATTTCGGATTACCTTTTTGCACCTACCGAAGGGAGCAAAAAAAATCTATTGAAAGAAGGGATTCCGGACGAAAAAATTTTTGTGACAGGAAATACGGTTGTAGATGCAGTTTACAAGAATCTTGAACTGTCTAATCGAAAAATGGATGTTATGAATATCCTTGACCTTGCTAAGAAAGACTATATTCTTGTAACCATCCATAGACAGGAAAATGTAGACAAAAAAGATAGATTTCAAGGAATTCTTCAGGGTCTCGCTGAAATATCCTCTCGGAATAAAGTTACTATTGTTTACCCAATTCATCCAAGAACAAAAAAAATGATCGGCATGTTACATCTTCAGGATGAACTCAACAAGATTAATAATCTTATTATGTGCGAACCATTTGGTTATCTAGAATTTTTACAATTAGAAAAGAATGCCAAACTCATAGCGACGGATTCAGGCGGTATCCAGGAAGAAGCATGTATCTTAGGTGTACCCTGTATAACTTTAAGGGATAACACAGAACGTCCTGAAACGATCGAAACTGGTGCGAATTTGCTTGCAGGAATTGAACCATTGAGCATTGCAAAGGCAGCGAATGAGATGATGGTCAAAAGAACTTCTTGGAAAAATCCATTCGGGGACGGGAATAGCAGTGATAGAATATTGAATATTATTATGAAAAGCAAAAAATTACACCACGGTGAAGTTAAGGCAATTAAATGA
- a CDS encoding class I SAM-dependent methyltransferase, with protein sequence MFIEIWKKIKPYLPKKAIYIIQFFHRKYIKMYVWYVGLHDHRYIEHNGLNRLPSASLRYRVHGSPDVDTFFLFGKICSQDIETTLSKINRSVDSYQHVLDFGCGCGRTLMWFEDKSKSTHFYGTDIDSDAISWCKNNLDFATFNVNKALPPLEYPSDFFDLIYAISVFTHLNEDNQFHWLRELDRIIKPGGILILTLHGRYYWEKNLDINNVAKMENEGFVFITDNTFNGIFPEWYQTAYHNEKYVLENYAQFFEILDYNPRITGQDIVTLQKPN encoded by the coding sequence ATGTTCATAGAGATTTGGAAAAAAATTAAACCCTATTTGCCTAAAAAGGCTATTTATATTATACAATTCTTCCACCGAAAATACATTAAAATGTATGTTTGGTATGTCGGTTTACATGACCATCGCTACATAGAACATAATGGTTTAAATCGTTTACCTTCGGCATCTTTAAGATACCGGGTCCATGGTTCACCTGATGTTGATACTTTTTTCCTTTTTGGCAAAATATGCAGCCAAGATATCGAAACTACACTTTCAAAAATCAATCGAAGCGTGGATTCATATCAACACGTTTTAGATTTTGGCTGTGGGTGTGGGCGTACATTAATGTGGTTTGAAGATAAATCGAAATCAACACATTTCTATGGAACGGATATTGACTCTGATGCAATCTCTTGGTGCAAGAATAATCTCGATTTTGCTACGTTTAATGTTAATAAGGCATTGCCACCTTTAGAATATCCTTCTGATTTCTTTGATCTTATTTATGCGATTTCAGTTTTTACCCACCTTAACGAGGACAATCAATTTCATTGGCTGAGAGAGCTTGATCGGATTATCAAACCTGGTGGTATCTTGATATTAACTCTTCATGGTAGATATTACTGGGAGAAGAATCTTGATATCAATAATGTTGCAAAGATGGAAAATGAAGGATTTGTTTTTATTACTGACAATACATTTAATGGAATATTTCCTGAATGGTACCAAACGGCATATCACAACGAAAAATATGTTCTTGAAAATTATGCACAATTTTTCGAGATATTAGATTATAATCCTAGAATTACAGGTCAAGATATTGTCACCCTCCAAAAACCTAACTGA
- a CDS encoding glycosyltransferase, with translation MSEPILLFYEPRYSSLIGHFNEKLIIYDFIDNRLGFTEVPRWMKYYIELLMKKSDVVTTSSKNLYENALSNGAKKVFLVRNAVDIDHFQNQKHNIPFDIKLLQKPIIGYVGALYEWFDFELIEKIALKFVASSILLIGPVHPEQLSNISALKKYENIHVIGARSYNDLPNYISQFDVAIIPFKVNDLTNYVNPVKLYEYLASDKTVVSTSLPDIFEYEDIVYIAQDHDTFIRAIEKALNNNKKRNYVDFLINNTWDKRAETMIDIIIKYSKGDP, from the coding sequence GTGTCTGAACCGATTTTACTTTTTTATGAGCCCAGATATTCAAGTCTCATCGGACATTTTAATGAAAAATTGATAATATATGATTTCATTGATAACAGGTTGGGTTTTACTGAAGTTCCCCGATGGATGAAATATTATATTGAATTGCTCATGAAAAAATCAGATGTCGTGACTACCTCATCCAAAAATTTGTATGAAAATGCGCTGTCAAATGGTGCAAAGAAAGTATTTTTGGTCAGAAATGCTGTAGATATTGACCATTTTCAAAATCAAAAACATAATATTCCTTTTGATATAAAACTGTTACAAAAACCCATTATTGGCTATGTTGGTGCGCTTTATGAATGGTTTGATTTCGAGTTGATAGAAAAGATTGCATTAAAATTTGTCGCGTCTTCCATTTTGCTTATAGGACCTGTTCATCCTGAACAATTAAGTAATATATCTGCATTAAAAAAATATGAGAATATTCATGTTATTGGGGCCAGATCATATAATGATCTGCCAAATTATATCAGTCAATTTGATGTAGCAATCATACCCTTTAAAGTAAATGATCTGACGAATTATGTTAATCCGGTCAAACTATATGAATATCTTGCATCTGATAAAACTGTCGTTAGTACTTCACTTCCAGATATTTTTGAATATGAAGATATCGTATACATAGCCCAAGACCATGACACATTTATTCGTGCCATAGAAAAGGCATTAAATAATAACAAAAAAAGGAATTATGTTGATTTTCTTATTAACAATACATGGGATAAAAGAGCTGAAACAATGATAGACATTATAATTAAGTATTCAAAAGGGGATCCATGA